The segment CATCGCAAACGAAACCGCTCGCAGCGAAGCCCAATCTGGAACCTGGACCAGAAAGACCGCGTACACGATGTGCAACAGCGCGGCGAAAATCTGTAGATAAATCCAACGCGGCAACGGTTCGACAACGTCCATCGAACTCCAGCGATACCAGTAGATTGCTGCCGGGACGACATTCACGATTGCCACGCCAACCAGGCAGGCCGCGAGAAAACGAGCCAGCACGACACGGTCGTCATGCGATTTTCGAAAACGGGACTCCCATCGATTCTGTTCTGATTCCGGATGAATGTCGAAATCGATCATGGATCAGGACTTCTTTCCGCTACCGTTCGTTTCTTCCGCCCGGGCAAGGTTAAAGATGTGATCGATGTAGTCGAGTGCCGAATGGTCAGACAAATAGTCGATACGAAAGCGACGCAGTTCTCGAAAGAATCCCTGCAGTCGATCGCTGACACGTTTCCATCCGGAAAGCTTCACGTGCCGTCCGTTGCGGTCGATGTACTGCTCCTGACCATTGTGTCGGTAGCCCATGAAAACGGGAGGAACACGCGTCACGATGTCGTTATTGTTGACCCAACGATTGTGCTGAAGCTCCACATGCGAAACGTAGCGTTTGCATCCGATTCGCGGGCTGCCGTAGGTGTAAAGTTCTTCGGGGTCGCTTTCGATGTAAGACAGAATGCAGCGAGCCGCACAGATGTTGGCCATGGCGCCGCCCAGTGAATGGCCGCAAAACCACAGCGGTTTTTTGTTCTCTTCGAGCGCCTCTTCGATGTAGGGCCAGATCCGATCGACTTCGGCTTTGAATCCGCGATGGACTTTGCCCACCGTTTCGGCGATCGCAGTCAACGCATTGGCGTCCGCTTTGATGTCTTCCCATTCGTGTGGCTCGGTACCGCGGCAGACCACAACGCTGTCCCATTCGTTGTGGAACCAATACGCCTGAGCGCCTTCGGTGTCAAAATACTTCCCGTTTGTGAAGCCAAGTTTTCCTGCCGCGATATTGCATTCCTCGATCGAGAGATACGAAATCATGGCGACTTCCGCAAACAGCACCGACCGGCGGAGAAAGGAAAGCTCCGAAATTGGTCCCGTGAGCTTTGATTTGAAGACAAAGTCCTCTGCGGATTTGTCGCCGACGTTTTGCAGGCCCTTGTCCTGTTGCTTTTTCGTTTCCGTTGCCATGTTGCAGTTAGATAAGAGTACCGCGATCTGTTCGGCGGCGATTATAGCAAATCAGTCTCGCATGGTAGTGCCGATTTGGTCAGGCGGTGGCAAAGCCGTCTGCTTGAGTCCGCATCTGACGGCGTGAGCAAAAAGGCTCACCAGCACGGTCCCTTGATCACGCTTTGGGTTGTGAATCTTGACTGGAGCCCTTAGCTTGATTGGAAGACACGAACCAATCGAGGCTGAACTTCATCATGCAAATCAAGATCATCCACTGTCCGACCTGACAGTCTTACGTTCCAAAGGTGGCGAGTTACGCTGCCACGATTAAGGACGCGTTCGGCATTGAACCTGAAATTGAAACGGGTTCGCGAGGTCAGTTTGATGTCCTTGTTGACGGTAAGACCGTCGTTTCGCGTAAAGGCGGTT is part of the Mariniblastus fucicola genome and harbors:
- a CDS encoding lipase family protein, with the translated sequence MATETKKQQDKGLQNVGDKSAEDFVFKSKLTGPISELSFLRRSVLFAEVAMISYLSIEECNIAAGKLGFTNGKYFDTEGAQAYWFHNEWDSVVVCRGTEPHEWEDIKADANALTAIAETVGKVHRGFKAEVDRIWPYIEEALEENKKPLWFCGHSLGGAMANICAARCILSYIESDPEELYTYGSPRIGCKRYVSHVELQHNRWVNNNDIVTRVPPVFMGYRHNGQEQYIDRNGRHVKLSGWKRVSDRLQGFFRELRRFRIDYLSDHSALDYIDHIFNLARAEETNGSGKKS
- a CDS encoding SelT/SelW/SelH family protein, whose amino-acid sequence is MASYAATIKDAFGIEPEIETGSRGQFDVLVDGKTVVSRKGGLMALLLRKPWPDRAEVVNSIEANS